The genome window CTCGGATTCACCTGTCTGCAGGATCAGTTTGAAGATATCGATTTGGTGGGCGGCTACACCTCTGATCTTCTGAGCGATGTGATGGCAAACCTTAAAGAAGGTCAGGTTTTAATTACCATTCAGGCTCACAAAAACACCATTGCTGTTGCATCGCTTTCAGGCGCGTCTGCGGTTGTGTTCTGTCATGGACGTCCGGCGGCAGATGATGTGCTGGATGCCGCCGCCGCCGAAGGCATTGCCGTTTTCAACACTCCCGACAATCAGTTTGACGCAACGGTT of Tichowtungia aerotolerans contains these proteins:
- a CDS encoding DRTGG domain-containing protein, which translates into the protein MKISELESLGFTCLQDQFEDIDLVGGYTSDLLSDVMANLKEGQVLITIQAHKNTIAVASLSGASAVVFCHGRPAADDVLDAAAAEGIAVFNTPDNQFDATVKVSRALRA